The following coding sequences are from one Streptomyces sp. V3I7 window:
- a CDS encoding RpiB/LacA/LacB family sugar-phosphate isomerase, whose product MRISVSSDMDEPVARLLVAELRRRGHEVRAYGALQAGNDPQWAVCSEAAARDVAEGAAEQAVVCCWTGTGASIAANKVPGVRAALCTDAYTADGARRWNDANVLALSLRLTSEPVLKEILDTWFAATPSEDDEDRRNVAHIGRLDGRRDAGLGEAGAG is encoded by the coding sequence CGCATCTCCGTCTCCTCCGACATGGACGAACCCGTCGCCCGCCTCCTCGTCGCCGAGCTGCGGCGGCGGGGGCACGAGGTGCGGGCGTACGGGGCGCTCCAGGCAGGGAATGACCCGCAGTGGGCGGTGTGTTCCGAGGCGGCGGCCCGGGACGTGGCCGAGGGGGCCGCCGAGCAGGCCGTCGTGTGCTGCTGGACCGGTACGGGGGCCTCGATCGCCGCCAACAAGGTGCCGGGCGTACGGGCCGCGCTGTGCACGGACGCGTACACAGCGGACGGCGCGCGCCGCTGGAACGACGCCAATGTACTGGCGCTGAGCCTGCGGCTGACGTCCGAGCCGGTGCTCAAGGAGATCCTCGACACCTGGTTCGCGGCCACGCCGAGCGAGGACGACGAGGACCGGCGGAACGTGGCCCACATCGGTCGCCTCGACGGGCGTCGTGATGCCGGCCTCGGCGAAGCGGGCGCAGGCTGA
- a CDS encoding serine hydrolase yields the protein MTNGAADGRAGGPTRRQLGVHTLALGGALALASLPAATRAVAAPARSGGAPTLRHGSPERAGLLAAHLDQLVTDARAFLGPSPKHPWYAGAVLLAGRGGTVALHQPIGMAVRYSAYDEKTDTGVEFPADQQIAMAEDTVFDLASVSKLFTSLLAVQQMERGALELEATVASYLPEFGAAGKQDITIRQLLTHTSGFRAWIPLYNAPTYEEKLRLLWNEAPLNSPGTTYLYSDLNLISLQLVLERITGRKLDVLLREEITGPLGLGRTRYNPPASWKPKIAATEDARRPWSGLDRGLVWGEVHDENAYSLGGVAGHAGVFSCAWDLAVLGRALLNRGVYGRARILKPESVDLLFTDFNTDFPGHNHGLGFELYQHWYMGAMATPRTAGHTGFTGTCLVLDPTTDSFLVVLGNSVHPVRSWRSGSAPRVAAGNNMARAVSVRPAHGRTAWFSGMASATTATLALPALDTSGGDARLRCALWWDTEPQADTLVLESTADGGTSWQPVPFTTSRHGEDPETHPSGSATGWSGRVWHRLTADLPADRQVSLRWRYTTDRLYVGRGAYVDALRVEAGDTVLFDGARPADAARVVAAGWEQSAD from the coding sequence ATGACCAACGGCGCGGCGGACGGACGGGCGGGCGGGCCTACCCGTCGCCAACTGGGTGTGCACACACTGGCCTTGGGCGGGGCGCTGGCCCTCGCCTCCCTCCCCGCCGCGACGCGGGCCGTAGCGGCACCGGCCCGGTCCGGTGGTGCCCCGACCCTGCGTCACGGCTCACCGGAGCGCGCCGGACTGCTCGCCGCGCACCTCGACCAACTGGTCACGGACGCACGGGCGTTCCTCGGCCCCTCGCCCAAACACCCGTGGTACGCGGGCGCCGTGCTGCTCGCCGGCCGCGGCGGCACGGTCGCCCTGCACCAGCCCATCGGGATGGCGGTGCGCTACTCGGCGTATGACGAGAAGACCGACACGGGTGTGGAGTTCCCCGCCGACCAGCAGATCGCCATGGCCGAGGACACCGTCTTCGACCTGGCATCGGTGTCCAAGCTCTTCACCTCCCTGCTCGCCGTGCAGCAGATGGAACGCGGCGCGCTGGAGCTGGAGGCGACCGTCGCCTCGTACCTCCCGGAGTTCGGGGCGGCGGGCAAGCAGGACATCACCATCCGCCAACTCCTCACGCACACCTCGGGTTTCCGCGCCTGGATCCCGCTGTACAACGCGCCGACGTACGAGGAGAAGCTGCGGCTCCTGTGGAACGAGGCGCCCCTGAACTCGCCCGGCACGACGTACCTCTACTCGGACCTGAACCTGATCTCCCTACAGCTGGTCCTGGAGCGGATCACCGGCCGCAAGCTGGACGTGCTGCTCCGCGAGGAGATCACCGGACCGCTCGGGTTGGGCCGCACCCGCTACAACCCGCCCGCCTCCTGGAAGCCGAAGATCGCGGCGACGGAGGACGCGCGACGGCCCTGGTCGGGGCTGGACCGGGGGCTGGTCTGGGGCGAGGTGCACGACGAGAACGCCTACAGCCTGGGCGGAGTCGCGGGCCACGCCGGGGTGTTCTCGTGCGCGTGGGACCTCGCGGTCCTCGGCCGCGCCCTGCTCAACCGCGGCGTCTACGGCCGCGCCCGCATCCTGAAGCCCGAGTCGGTGGACCTGCTGTTCACCGACTTCAACACGGACTTCCCGGGCCACAACCACGGTCTCGGTTTCGAGCTCTACCAGCACTGGTACATGGGCGCGATGGCCACCCCGCGCACCGCCGGCCACACGGGCTTCACCGGGACCTGTCTCGTCCTCGACCCGACGACCGACTCCTTCCTCGTCGTGCTCGGCAACTCGGTCCATCCGGTGCGTAGTTGGCGCTCGGGCTCGGCTCCGCGGGTGGCCGCGGGCAACAACATGGCGCGGGCCGTGTCGGTGCGCCCGGCGCACGGGCGTACGGCCTGGTTCTCGGGCATGGCGAGCGCCACGACGGCGACGCTCGCCCTCCCGGCGCTCGACACCTCCGGCGGCGACGCGCGGCTGCGGTGCGCGCTGTGGTGGGACACCGAGCCGCAGGCGGACACCCTGGTCCTGGAGTCCACGGCGGACGGCGGCACCAGCTGGCAGCCCGTGCCGTTCACGACAAGCCGCCACGGCGAGGACCCGGAGACCCACCCGTCCGGATCGGCCACGGGCTGGTCGGGCCGCGTCTGGCACCGGCTCACCGCGGACCTCCCGGCCGACCGGCAGGTCTCCCTGCGCTGGCGGTACACCACCGACCGGCTGTACGTCGGGCGCGGCGCGTACGTCGACGCCCTGCGCGTCGAGGCGGGCGACACCGTGCTCTTCGACGGTGCACGTCCGGCGGACGCGGCACGTGTCGTGGCGGCGGGCTGGGAGCAGTCGGCCGACTGA
- a CDS encoding DUF6479 family protein, with product MSTESMQLAASSGLLSLVLFLVAVVVLALLAGSFWLGSRVKYREPPRPRPEEQPHLPPEGAVHEIRENRESEEVPQTPKGGRPLTPYELSNMQTRPSASKDRPRWSRGKSGSFGGGGLGGH from the coding sequence ATGAGTACCGAATCGATGCAATTGGCCGCGTCGAGCGGCTTGCTCAGCCTTGTGCTCTTCCTGGTGGCCGTGGTGGTCCTGGCCCTCCTCGCCGGAAGCTTCTGGCTGGGCTCCCGGGTCAAATACCGTGAGCCCCCCAGGCCCCGCCCCGAAGAGCAGCCCCATCTGCCTCCTGAGGGCGCCGTCCACGAGATCCGCGAGAACCGGGAGTCGGAGGAGGTCCCCCAGACCCCCAAGGGCGGCCGCCCGCTCACCCCGTACGAGCTCAGCAACATGCAGACCCGCCCCAGCGCGTCCAAGGACCGGCCACGCTGGAGCCGGGGCAAGAGCGGGTCGTTCGGCGGAGGCGGCCTGGGCGGTCACTGA
- a CDS encoding ferredoxin — MTGTTSQEDLYRFLEDRFACAQACAECARACALRASALDPDGTDEQDRVRRQGIMCAEVCDATSQLLSEQGCQDESGIRVQLEWCRTVCLECAVAFDGRPGAEKGAAACRACARACTDFMATLT; from the coding sequence GTGACAGGGACGACCTCCCAGGAGGACCTCTACCGGTTTCTGGAGGACCGCTTCGCATGCGCCCAGGCGTGCGCGGAGTGTGCGCGGGCGTGTGCGCTGCGGGCGAGTGCCCTGGATCCGGACGGGACGGACGAGCAGGATCGCGTACGGCGTCAGGGCATCATGTGCGCGGAGGTGTGCGACGCCACCTCCCAGCTCCTGTCCGAGCAGGGGTGCCAGGACGAGAGCGGTATCCGGGTCCAGCTGGAGTGGTGCCGGACCGTGTGCCTCGAGTGCGCCGTCGCCTTCGACGGACGGCCGGGCGCCGAGAAGGGCGCGGCGGCGTGCCGCGCGTGCGCCCGCGCCTGCACCGACTTCATGGCGACACTGACCTGA
- a CDS encoding NAD(P)/FAD-dependent oxidoreductase has translation MPAYEGLATGLPTGLATHRTYDAVIVGGGHNGLVAAAYLARAGKSVLVLERLEHTGGAAVSTRPFAGVDARLSRYSYLVSLLPPKIVRDLGLDFQVRGRTISSYTPVERDGRPTGLLVGGGEQRTREAFAKLTGGEREYAAWERFYGMTERVAQRVFPTLTEPLPSQDELRRRVDDEDAWRALFEEPIGVTVEENFTDDLVRGVVLTDALIGTFADAHDTSLRQNRCFLYHVIGGGTGAWDVPVGGMGALTDALADAARAAGAVIVTGHEAIRIDTDGRTAEVTYRTADGEGVAAARHVLVNASPQALAALTGDAAPTPAEGAQLKVNMLLKRLPRLRDTSVDPREAFAGTFHIAEGYEQLAAAHAQAAAGELPSAPPSEIYCHSLTDPTILGPELVERGYQTLTLFGLHTPARLFGGDGVDHDAVRDELLKSTLAQFDAHLDEPLADCLATDADGRPCIEAKSPLDLERDLRLPGGNIFHRELAWPYAHGGAGRWGVETRHAGVLLCGAGAVRGGGVSGVPGHNAAMAVLEQD, from the coding sequence ATGCCTGCATACGAGGGACTCGCAACGGGACTCCCAACGGGACTCGCGACGCACCGTACGTACGACGCCGTCATCGTCGGCGGTGGCCACAACGGCCTGGTCGCCGCCGCCTATCTGGCCCGGGCCGGCAAGTCCGTGCTGGTGCTGGAGCGGCTGGAGCACACCGGCGGCGCCGCCGTCTCGACCCGGCCGTTCGCCGGCGTGGACGCCCGCCTGTCGCGCTACTCCTACCTGGTCAGCCTGCTGCCCCCGAAGATCGTGCGGGACCTCGGCCTCGACTTCCAGGTCCGCGGCCGCACCATCTCCTCGTACACCCCCGTCGAACGGGACGGGCGCCCGACCGGACTCCTCGTCGGCGGCGGCGAACAGCGCACCCGCGAGGCCTTCGCCAAGCTCACCGGAGGCGAGCGGGAGTACGCCGCCTGGGAACGGTTCTACGGGATGACCGAGCGGGTCGCCCAGCGCGTCTTCCCGACCCTGACCGAGCCGCTGCCCAGCCAGGACGAGCTGCGCCGCCGCGTCGACGACGAGGACGCCTGGCGGGCGCTGTTCGAGGAGCCCATCGGCGTCACGGTCGAGGAGAACTTCACCGACGACCTGGTGCGCGGCGTCGTCCTCACCGACGCGCTCATCGGCACCTTCGCCGACGCCCACGACACCTCCCTGCGGCAGAACCGCTGCTTCCTCTACCACGTCATCGGCGGCGGCACCGGCGCCTGGGACGTACCGGTCGGCGGCATGGGCGCCCTCACCGACGCGCTCGCCGACGCCGCGCGCGCCGCGGGCGCGGTGATCGTCACCGGACACGAGGCCATACGCATCGACACCGACGGACGGACCGCAGAGGTGACCTACCGGACCGCTGACGGCGAGGGTGTCGCCGCGGCCCGGCACGTCCTGGTGAACGCCTCGCCGCAGGCCCTCGCCGCCCTCACCGGCGACGCGGCCCCGACGCCCGCCGAGGGCGCCCAGCTCAAGGTCAACATGCTGCTCAAGCGGCTGCCGAGGCTGCGCGACACCTCCGTCGACCCGCGCGAGGCGTTCGCCGGCACCTTCCACATCGCCGAGGGATACGAGCAGTTGGCCGCCGCCCACGCCCAGGCCGCCGCCGGTGAGCTCCCCAGCGCGCCGCCCTCCGAGATCTACTGCCACTCCCTCACCGATCCCACGATCCTCGGGCCGGAGCTGGTCGAGCGCGGCTACCAGACCCTCACCCTCTTCGGACTGCACACGCCCGCCCGGCTCTTCGGCGGGGACGGGGTGGACCACGACGCGGTACGTGACGAACTCCTGAAGTCGACCCTCGCCCAGTTCGACGCCCACCTCGACGAGCCCCTCGCCGACTGCCTCGCCACCGACGCGGACGGCCGCCCCTGCATCGAGGCGAAGTCCCCACTGGACCTGGAGCGCGACCTGCGGCTGCCCGGCGGCAACATCTTCCACCGCGAACTCGCCTGGCCCTACGCCCACGGCGGGGCCGGCCGCTGGGGCGTCGAGACCCGGCACGCAGGCGTCCTGCTGTGCGGGGCGGGCGCCGTGCGCGGGGGAGGGGTCAGCGGAGTTCCCGGACACAACGCGGCCATGGCGGTGCTGGAACAGGACTGA